TCAGGTGCCGGCGGCGGCGATGCGCTCTGCCGCGGCGCGCAGGCACACGCGTGAACCGCCGTGGGTGTCGACGCGGGCGGTCGTGCCCAGGTCGGGACCCGGCACGCCCGTCTCGACGTGGACGAGGTCTAGACCAATCTTAACCAGCGCGGACACCAGGTCGCGAGCCCACGCGTGGCGGTGTGCCTCACGCGTCACCACCACGACGGTACGGCCCGACGCGACCGCCGCAACCTCGTCGGCGGACGAGGAGGGCGGCAGCACGGTCGTCCCCGGCACCAGCTCCGACAGGTACGGCCCGAGGCCCCACGGCACGTCGCCCACCGCGATCGACGCCTCCACCGCCAGGTCCAGCACCACCGGCGCGCCGGACACCCGCAGGTCCCCGCGCACCTCCAGCGCCGCGCGGGCCGCCTTCAGGCCCAGCGACGGGTCGTGCCCGTCCACCGACGACGGGGGAGTGCCGAGCGCCGCGGTCCGCCGCGCCGCCTCCTCCAGCCGCTCCCGCGGCAGCACGCCGGACTCCACGGCCGCCACGATGCTGTCGACCAGCCACCGCAGCCCGTCGTCGTCCAGCGGCTCGCCGCCCAGGCACAGCGCGTCGACGCCCGCCACCAGCGCCCGCACCGACCCCTCGGCCAGGTCCCCGCCGACGGCCTTCATGTCCAGCCCGTCGGTGATCACCGCGCCGGTGAACCCCAGGTCCTCCCGCAGCACGCGCAGCGCCCGCGGGTTGAGCGTCGCGGGCTCCGGACCCCACTCCGGCACGACCAGGTGCCCGGTCATGACCGACCGCACGCCCGCCTGCACGGCCGCCCGGAACGGCACGAACTCCACCGCCGCCAGCTCCGCCGCCGACCGGGGCAGCACGGGCAGCGCCGCGTGCGAGTCCACAGTGGACGCGCCGTGGCCGGGGAAGTGCTTCGCGCACGCCGCCACGCCCACCGCCTGCATTCCCTCCACGAACGCGGCCACGTGCGCGCCCGCCGCCACCGGGTCCGAGCCGAACGACCGCACGCCGATCACCGGGTCGTCCAGCGTCAGCACCAGGTCCGCCGACGGCGCGAGGTTCAGGCTCACCCCGCACGCCGCCAGCCGCGACCCGATGGACGCCGCCACCTCTCGGGTCAGGCCCAGGTCGCCGGCCGCGCCGAGGGCGTGGTTGCCCGGCACCTCCGAGCCCCGGCCGTAGTCGAGGCGGGTGACGTCGCCGCCCTCCTCGTCGATGCCGATCACGACGTCCGCGCGCGCACCCCGCAGCTGCGCGTTCAACGCCGTGACCTGGGCGTCGGTCTCCTCGGCGGTGCCGGCCACGACGTTGCGGCCGAACAGCACCACGCCGCCGAGCCCGTCCGCCACCCGCTTCAACAGCCAGTCCGGGGCCGTGGTCCCGTGGAACCCCGGCAGCAGGACGCCCGACGCGAGCCGGTGCAACGACATGCGGTTCCTACCCCTTCACCGCACCGGCGGTGACACCGGTGACCATCTTGCGCTGCACGATCAGGAAGAACACCAGCACCGGCAGGGTGAACAGGGCGGACGCCGCCATCGCGCCACCCCAGTCGGTGCCGAAGTTGGTCTGGAACCCCGACAGCCACACCGGCAGGGTCTCCTTGGTCTGGTCCTTCATCAGCGACAGCGCGAACAGGAACTCGTTCCACGCCGTCACGAAGGCGAACACCGAGGTGGCGACCAGGCCGGGGCCCAGCAGCGGCAGCGTGACGCGGCGGAACGCGCCCCACCGGCCGCAGCCGTCGACCATCGCCGCCTCCTCCAGCTCCAGCGGGATGCCGTTGACGAACCCGCGCAGCGTCCACGCGCAGAACGGCAGCGTCACCGCGAAGTAGATCAGCGCCAGCGCGGGCAGCCGGTCGAGCAGGTCGAGGTCGCGCATCATCAGGAACATCGGGATGAGCAGCGCCTCGAACGGCGCCATCTGCGCCACCAGCATCATCATCACGAAGCCCTTGCGGCCCCGGAACCGCATCCGGGACAGCGCCACGGCCGCCAGCAGGCCCACGACCAGCGCCGCGGCCACCGCCGACAACGTCACCAGCAGGCTGTTGCCCAGCGCGGAGAGGAACCCGGGCTTCGTCCACGCGGTCACGAAGTTCGAGATCGTCACCGAGAACGGGATCAGGTCGTACCCGCTGGTCAGCATCTCGCCGCGCGGCTTGAGCGCGGTCGAGACCATCCAGTAGGTGGGGAACGCGAAGAACAGCGCCACGACCAGCGCGACGACGTTCCCCGTCACCTTCTTGGCGATCACAGCGCACCCTCCTGGGAACGGACCAGCCTGCGCAGGTACTGGAACGTCAGCAGCGCCAGCAGCGCCACCATCACCACGGAGATCGCCGCGGCCACGCCGAAGTGGCTCTTGGAGATGCCCTCCAGGTACTGGTAGACGGCGAGCGTGGTGCTGCCGCCGTCCGGGCCGCCCCGCTTCATGGCCCAGATCTGCGCGAACACCTTGAAGTCCCACAGCAGGGACAGGAACGTCACCATCAGCAGCAGCGGCCGCAGCTCGGGCCACGTGACCGCGCGGAACGTCTGCCACGCCGACGCGCCGTCGATGCCCGCCGCCTCGTACCGGTCCTTCGGGATGCCGATGGCCCCCGCGTAGAGGGAGAACGCCAGGAACGGGATCGCCTGCCACACGATCAGCAGCCCGATCACGGCCAGCGTGGAGGTGCCGGTGGAGAACCACGAGTGCCCGGCGAACGAGTCGAACCCGACCTTCACCAGGGTCTTGTTCAGGATGCCGTACTGCTGGTCGAAGATCCACTGGTAGACGGTGGTGGCCGCGAGCAGCGGCATCGCCCACGCCAGCAGCATCGCGACCTGGAGCACGACCCGCACGACCGGGCTGATCACGCGCATGAGCAGCGCGATCACCAGCCCCGCCAGGACGGACGCACCCACCACGACCGCCGTGAACACGACCGTGCGCAGCGTGATCGCCCAGAAGTCCGGGTCGCCGAGGATCTCGGTGTAGTTGTCCAGGCCGGTCCACACGACCTCGCCGCGGGTCAGCTCGCGCAGGTTGAGCCTGCGGAAGCTCGTGACCAGGACGGAGAGGACCGGCCAGCCGATCAACCAGAGGATGGCCACCAGCGCGGGGGCCAGCAGCAGGTAGGGCAGCGCCCGGTCGAAGGCGCCGCCCCGACGGCGCGGCGCGCCGTCCGGATGCGCGGCACGCCGCGGTGCCGACGGGGGAACCGTCGGCACCGCGGCGTCGGTCGTGTCCACGGCCGTCATGCGCTCGTCAGCCCGCGAGTGTCTTCGACAGCGAGGCGTTGGCGTCCGAGGTGGCCTGGTCCAGCGACTTCGCACCGGTCAGGTACGCGGTCAGCATGTCCTTCAGCGGGTTCTGGCCCGCCTCGACCGCGGCCCACGCCGGGGTGGTCGGGGTGACCTTGCCGCCGGGGGCGGACTCCGCCAGCGCCTTGCCGACCGGGTTGGTGGCCAGCTTCGCCGTGTCGGTCGAGGTGCCGGGCACCGAACCGCCCTCAGCCAGCATGTCCTGGTACTTCTTGCCGCTCAGCAGCTTGAGGTAGTCCTTGGCCAGGTCGGTGTTCTTGGAGCCGGCCGGGATCGCCAGGTTCGAGCCGCCGAGGAACACCGGGGCCGCCTTGCCCGCCGTCTTGGACGGGATCGGGAACGCCGAGGTCTTGTCCTTCAGGTCCGGGTTGGCCTTGACGGCGCCCGCCAGCTCCCACGGCAGGCCGATCATCATGCCGACCTTGCCGGTGCCGAACACCTCCATCTGCTGCGGGGTGGCCTCGTCGGCGTCCTTCGGGGCCTTGGTGCCCGAGGCGTCGACCATCTTCTTGTAGAACTCCAGGCCGGCCTTGGCCTCGGGGGTGTCGAGCGCGCCGGCCCACGCGGAGCCCTGCGGCTTCGCCACGTCGCCGCCCTCGTCCCAGATGAACGACAGCAGCACGTACCAGGACTGGCCCGGCAGGTAGACCGACTGGAACTCCGGGTCGGCCGCGTTGGCCGCCTTGAGCTTCTCGGCGGCGGCGACCCACTCGTCGCGCGAGGTGGGCGGGGAGGCGATGCCCGCGGCCTCGAACAGGTCGGTCCGGTAGATGACCGTGCGGTTCGCGGCGTAGAACGGCAGGCCGTACTGCTTGCCGTCCCAGGTCAGCGAGTCCTTGAGGCCCCCGAGCCACTGGTCGCCGTTGAGGGCGGAGACGTCGCCGCTGAGGTCCTCGAGGGTTTCCTCAGCCGCGAACTTCGCCGTCTGGGTGTTGCCCAGTTCGATGACGTCCGGCGGGTTGTTGCTGGTCAGAGCGGTGGTCAGCTTCTCCTGGATGCCGCCCCACTTCTGCACCTCGTACTTGACGGTGACGCCGGGGTGCGAGTCCTGGAACTCCTTGTTCAGCGCGTCGGTCAAGGTGGTCGGCGCGGAGCCGTCCATCAACCAGACCGTCAGCGTCTTCGGTTCACCGGAGTCGCTGCCGCTGTCGGAGCTCGTGCCACACCCGGCCACGGCCACCGACAGTGCGGCGGCACCTACGGCGAGTCCTCTCCAGCCCTTCACGTGTGCGCCCTTTCCCAATGCCCGGTCCCAATGACCGATGCGCCCAAAGTGGTGTAGACCAATGCGGCCTAGAGTGTGCCCCGCCACAGGGCATGTCAAGGCCGTTGCTGGACCGTTGCAAAGTCATCGGACCAATTTCTCGGGGCTTGTCGGGGGTTCGGGACCACGATCCGACCCGGACAGGGCATCCTGTGTCTGGGAGCGCTAGCAAGGTCGAGGAGGAAGGCATGCTCGAAACGAGCCCTGCATCCGGCGTGGACGCCAGGTCCCGCGCGCAGCGCGAGCCGAAGTACTGGGGCCTCAAGCGGCACCTGCTCGACCTCCTGCGCGCGTTGCCGCCCGGGTCGCCGATCCCGACCGAGAGGTCGTTGGCCGCGGAGTTCGACGTCTCGCGCACGACGGTCCGGCAAGCGCTTGCCGAGCTGACCGTCGAGGGGCGGCTGCTGCGCGTGCAGGGCAAGGGCACGTTCGCGGCCGAGCCGAAGGTGGCGCAACGCCTCCAGCTGTCCTCGTACACAGAGGACATGAAGGCGCAGGGCAGGCTGCCGTCGTCGCGCCTGGTGGAGGCGTCCGAGATGGCCGCCGAGGCCGAGCTGGCGAGGCTGCTGGGCGTCCGGGCGGGTGCCAAGGTGCTGCGCCTGCACCGCCTGCGGCTGGCCGACGGCGAGCCGATGGCGATCGAGACGACCCACCTGGCCCTGGGCAGGTTCCGCGGTCTGCGCCGCTACCTGGCCCCGGGCGCGTCGCTGTACCAGGTGCTGCGCGAGCGGTTCGGCGTCGAGATGGGGCACGCGGAGGAGACCATCGAGACCGCGCTGGCCTCACCGGAGGAGGCCGAGCTGCTCGGGGCGGACATCGGCCTGCCGATGCTGCTGCTGTCGCGGCACTCGTTCGACACGGAGGGCAACCCGGTGGAGTGGGTGCGCTCGGTCTACCGGGGGGACCGCTACAAGTTCGTCGCCACCCTGAACCGGCCCGCCGACTAGTCCGGCCCGTCAGGCCGGTTCGGCCCCGAAGCCCCCACCACGGCGACCCGCCACCACACTGGGCGGGTGGCGCAGACGGTGGTGTGGGGCACGGGTCGGGCCAGGGCCGTGCTGGCGACGACGATCCTCGGCTCGGGCCTGGCGATGCTCGACAGCACGATCGTCAACGTGGCCCTGCCGCACATCGGCGCCGAGCTGGGCTCGTCCGTCGCGGGCCTCCAGTGGGTGCTGGACGGCTACCTGCTGTCGCTGGCCGCGCTGGTCCTGGTCGCGGGCTCGCTGGGCGACCGCTACGGTCGCCGCCGCGTCTTCACCGCCGGCGTGCTCTGGTTCGGCGTCGCGTCCCTGCTCTGCGGGCTCGCCCCGACCACGGAACTGCTGGTCGCCGCCCGCGTCCTGCAGGGCGTCGGCGGCGCGCTGCTCACGCCGGGGTCGCTCGCGATCCTCCAGTCGGTGTTCACCCGGGCGGACCGGGCGAAGGCGATCGGCGCCTGGTCCGGCCTGTCCGGCGTGGCCGCGGCGGTCGGGCCGCTGGTCGGCGGCCTGCTGGTGCAGGCGTGGTCGTGGCGGCCGGCGTTCCTGGTCAACCTGCCGCTCGCCGCGGTGTGCGTGTGGCTGGCCCGCCGCCACGTGCCGGAGTCACGGGACGAGGAATCATCCGATCACCCGAACATCGTCGACTCGGTCATCGGAGCACTGGGGTTGACCGGGATCACCGCCGCACTGGTCGAGGCGCCGGTGCGCGGACCCGACGCCCTCGTCCTGTCCGCGGCGGTGGTCGGGGTGGCCGGTCTGGTGGCGTTCGTCGTCCGCCAGGTCCGCGGGCGCGACCCGCTCGTCCCGCCCCATTTGTTCAGCGATCGAACATTCGTGCTGGCCAACGCGCTGACGTTCCTGGTCTACGCGGCCCTGACCGGCGTGACGGTGCTGATGGTGCTCCAGCTCCAGGTGTCGCTGCACTACACGCCCACGGCGGCGGGCCTGGCGGGCCTGCCCATCACGGCGATCATGCTGGTGCTGTCCGCGCGCGCCGGGAACCTCGCGCAGCGCATCGGCCCGAAGGCCCAACTCATCGGAGGACCGATCGTCATCGGGGCCGGCATGCTCATGCTGCGGTGGGCAGAGCCGGGCGCGTCGTACTGGACGGGCGTGCTGCCCGGTGTCGTCGTGTTCGGCCTGGGGCTGGCCGCGGTGGTGGCCCCGGTGACGGCGACCGCGCTGGCCGCCGCCCCGGACCGGTACGCGGGGGTCGCCTCGGGCGTGAACAACGCGGTCGCCCGCACCGGGGGCCTGGTCGCGGTGGCCGTGCTGCCGGCCGTCGCGGGGCTGAGCGGCGGCGCCTACGCCGACCCGGCCGCCCTGACCGGGGGGTGGCGGACGGCGCTGCTGGTGTGCGCGGGCGCGGCCGTCGCCGGAGGTCTGCTCGCGCTCGGCACCGACAACGGCGTGCTCGGCGCCGCCGCGACCCGCCCCGACCCGGACCCGGCCGGCTCACCCCCGACGCGGGTCGGCCCCTGACGGGTCCCGCCGGACCAGCTCGGCGAACACCTCGGGGTCGACGTTCCCGCCGGACAGCACCACCGCCGTCGGACCCGCGGGCCGCTCCCGCAGGGCCGCCGCGAACGCCACCGCGCCGCTGGGCTCCACGACCAGCCTGGCCTCCCGCGCCAGCCGGCCGACCGCCGCCGCGATCTCCTCCTCCGACACCGTCAGCACGTCGTCCACGTACGCCCGGATGTGCGCGAACGTCAGCTCGGACGGCTCGGCCCGCAGCCCGTCGGCGATCGTCCGCGCCCGGTCCGCGGGGGGCCACCGCACCAGCGACCCGGCCCGGAACGAGGCCGCCGCGTCACCGGCCAGCTCCGGTTCCACGCCGACGACGCGCGTGCCGGGCGACAGCGCCTTCACCGCGGTGGCCACCCCGGACAGCAGCCCGCCGCCGCTGACCGGTACCAGCACGGTCGCCACGTCCGGCAGGTCGGCCACCACCTCCAGGCCCACGGTGCCCTGCCCGGCGATG
This region of Saccharothrix longispora genomic DNA includes:
- a CDS encoding MFS transporter; this translates as MAQTVVWGTGRARAVLATTILGSGLAMLDSTIVNVALPHIGAELGSSVAGLQWVLDGYLLSLAALVLVAGSLGDRYGRRRVFTAGVLWFGVASLLCGLAPTTELLVAARVLQGVGGALLTPGSLAILQSVFTRADRAKAIGAWSGLSGVAAAVGPLVGGLLVQAWSWRPAFLVNLPLAAVCVWLARRHVPESRDEESSDHPNIVDSVIGALGLTGITAALVEAPVRGPDALVLSAAVVGVAGLVAFVVRQVRGRDPLVPPHLFSDRTFVLANALTFLVYAALTGVTVLMVLQLQVSLHYTPTAAGLAGLPITAIMLVLSARAGNLAQRIGPKAQLIGGPIVIGAGMLMLRWAEPGASYWTGVLPGVVVFGLGLAAVVAPVTATALAAAPDRYAGVASGVNNAVARTGGLVAVAVLPAVAGLSGGAYADPAALTGGWRTALLVCAGAAVAGGLLALGTDNGVLGAAATRPDPDPAGSPPTRVGP
- a CDS encoding sugar ABC transporter substrate-binding protein; its protein translation is MKGWRGLAVGAAALSVAVAGCGTSSDSGSDSGEPKTLTVWLMDGSAPTTLTDALNKEFQDSHPGVTVKYEVQKWGGIQEKLTTALTSNNPPDVIELGNTQTAKFAAEETLEDLSGDVSALNGDQWLGGLKDSLTWDGKQYGLPFYAANRTVIYRTDLFEAAGIASPPTSRDEWVAAAEKLKAANAADPEFQSVYLPGQSWYVLLSFIWDEGGDVAKPQGSAWAGALDTPEAKAGLEFYKKMVDASGTKAPKDADEATPQQMEVFGTGKVGMMIGLPWELAGAVKANPDLKDKTSAFPIPSKTAGKAAPVFLGGSNLAIPAGSKNTDLAKDYLKLLSGKKYQDMLAEGGSVPGTSTDTAKLATNPVGKALAESAPGGKVTPTTPAWAAVEAGQNPLKDMLTAYLTGAKSLDQATSDANASLSKTLAG
- a CDS encoding carbohydrate ABC transporter permease; this encodes MTAVDTTDAAVPTVPPSAPRRAAHPDGAPRRRGGAFDRALPYLLLAPALVAILWLIGWPVLSVLVTSFRRLNLRELTRGEVVWTGLDNYTEILGDPDFWAITLRTVVFTAVVVGASVLAGLVIALLMRVISPVVRVVLQVAMLLAWAMPLLAATTVYQWIFDQQYGILNKTLVKVGFDSFAGHSWFSTGTSTLAVIGLLIVWQAIPFLAFSLYAGAIGIPKDRYEAAGIDGASAWQTFRAVTWPELRPLLLMVTFLSLLWDFKVFAQIWAMKRGGPDGGSTTLAVYQYLEGISKSHFGVAAAISVVMVALLALLTFQYLRRLVRSQEGAL
- a CDS encoding carbohydrate ABC transporter permease; this encodes MIAKKVTGNVVALVVALFFAFPTYWMVSTALKPRGEMLTSGYDLIPFSVTISNFVTAWTKPGFLSALGNSLLVTLSAVAAALVVGLLAAVALSRMRFRGRKGFVMMMLVAQMAPFEALLIPMFLMMRDLDLLDRLPALALIYFAVTLPFCAWTLRGFVNGIPLELEEAAMVDGCGRWGAFRRVTLPLLGPGLVATSVFAFVTAWNEFLFALSLMKDQTKETLPVWLSGFQTNFGTDWGGAMAASALFTLPVLVFFLIVQRKMVTGVTAGAVKG
- a CDS encoding threonine ammonia-lyase — encoded protein: MALVTISDIRSAAGLIAPAAVRTPLLRFGDEGWDGTGGLWLKPESLQPVGAFKVRGAYHALARLPEDVRARGVVAYSSGNHAQAVAYAAKRFGVPATIVVPDTAPRVKVEATRALGAEVVLVPMALRESRAAELVASLGATLIPPFDHPDVIAGQGTVGLEVVADLPDVATVLVPVSGGGLLSGVATAVKALSPGTRVVGVEPELAGDAAASFRAGSLVRWPPADRARTIADGLRAEPSELTFAHIRAYVDDVLTVSEEEIAAAVGRLAREARLVVEPSGAVAFAAALRERPAGPTAVVLSGGNVDPEVFAELVRRDPSGADPRRG
- a CDS encoding GntR family transcriptional regulator; its protein translation is MLETSPASGVDARSRAQREPKYWGLKRHLLDLLRALPPGSPIPTERSLAAEFDVSRTTVRQALAELTVEGRLLRVQGKGTFAAEPKVAQRLQLSSYTEDMKAQGRLPSSRLVEASEMAAEAELARLLGVRAGAKVLRLHRLRLADGEPMAIETTHLALGRFRGLRRYLAPGASLYQVLRERFGVEMGHAEETIETALASPEEAELLGADIGLPMLLLSRHSFDTEGNPVEWVRSVYRGDRYKFVATLNRPAD
- a CDS encoding glycoside hydrolase family 3 protein — its product is MSLHRLASGVLLPGFHGTTAPDWLLKRVADGLGGVVLFGRNVVAGTAEETDAQVTALNAQLRGARADVVIGIDEEGGDVTRLDYGRGSEVPGNHALGAAGDLGLTREVAASIGSRLAACGVSLNLAPSADLVLTLDDPVIGVRSFGSDPVAAGAHVAAFVEGMQAVGVAACAKHFPGHGASTVDSHAALPVLPRSAAELAAVEFVPFRAAVQAGVRSVMTGHLVVPEWGPEPATLNPRALRVLREDLGFTGAVITDGLDMKAVGGDLAEGSVRALVAGVDALCLGGEPLDDDGLRWLVDSIVAAVESGVLPRERLEEAARRTAALGTPPSSVDGHDPSLGLKAARAALEVRGDLRVSGAPVVLDLAVEASIAVGDVPWGLGPYLSELVPGTTVLPPSSSADEVAAVASGRTVVVVTREAHRHAWARDLVSALVKIGLDLVHVETGVPGPDLGTTARVDTHGGSRVCLRAAAERIAAAGT